A genomic stretch from uncultured Pseudodesulfovibrio sp. includes:
- a CDS encoding TAXI family TRAP transporter solute-binding subunit: MKRILYVAMLLCLGYMLTVVPASAGKTKFVTIGTGGITGVYYPTGGAIAKIVNQKKDVYGIRATVESTGGSVFNVNAVMAGDLEFGVVQSDRQYQAYEGIAEWDGKPQKKLRAVFSIHPESVTLVAGADTGINGIKDLKGKKVNIGNPGSGQLQNSIDALAAAGLTLDDIDAEKVKAAEAPGLLQDGRIDAFFYTVGHPSGAIKEACAGARKVNIVAITGVDSLYDKFPYYAPSVIPMSNYPSAANAGADVPSFGVKATFVTSADVPDDVVYAITKEVFDNFEEFKKLHPAYAVLTKEGMLQGLSAPIHPGAMKYYKEAGLK; encoded by the coding sequence ATGAAAAGAATTCTGTACGTGGCCATGCTGCTTTGCTTGGGCTATATGCTCACCGTCGTCCCTGCATCTGCTGGTAAAACAAAATTCGTGACCATCGGTACTGGTGGTATCACTGGTGTTTATTATCCTACTGGTGGTGCCATTGCCAAGATTGTGAACCAGAAAAAAGATGTCTACGGCATCCGCGCTACGGTTGAGTCAACCGGCGGTTCCGTGTTCAATGTCAACGCCGTCATGGCTGGTGACCTTGAGTTCGGTGTTGTCCAGTCCGATCGTCAATATCAGGCGTATGAAGGTATTGCTGAATGGGATGGCAAGCCCCAGAAGAAACTGCGTGCAGTTTTCTCGATTCATCCCGAGTCCGTGACCCTGGTCGCTGGTGCTGACACTGGAATCAACGGTATCAAGGACCTCAAAGGCAAGAAAGTCAACATCGGCAACCCCGGTTCCGGTCAGCTCCAGAACTCTATTGACGCTTTGGCCGCAGCCGGTCTGACCCTTGATGATATTGATGCTGAAAAGGTCAAGGCTGCCGAGGCTCCCGGTCTGTTGCAGGACGGCCGTATCGATGCATTCTTCTACACCGTCGGTCATCCCTCCGGTGCTATCAAGGAAGCTTGTGCCGGTGCTCGTAAGGTCAATATCGTGGCCATTACTGGTGTTGATTCCCTGTATGATAAATTCCCTTACTATGCTCCGTCCGTCATTCCCATGAGCAATTATCCAAGCGCAGCCAATGCCGGTGCAGACGTCCCCAGCTTTGGCGTGAAGGCAACCTTTGTGACTTCTGCTGATGTTCCTGATGATGTCGTTTATGCCATCACCAAGGAAGTCTTCGACAATTTTGAAGAATTCAAAAAACTGCATCCCGCATACGCTGTTCTGACCAAGGAAGGCATGCTGCAGGGTCTGTCCGCTCCGATTCATCCCGGCGCAATGAAGTACTATAAGGAAGCCGGCCTCAAATAG
- a CDS encoding KamA family radical SAM protein, translating to MSFELDGFTTDLLEQISGNGTATEADSSNMQQLYADARAGDGTAPIVALFHALKNAKDTGGPGYEAYGLTHENLIELCAKHVEIDEHSVTIGGRVGRALEIITDAGLRVQDYLARKDVEAPSGIQLWDKILENQARIKSVLGMTDDDWNSFSGQLGNCIDDAETLKKCLDLPDDCIQDVARITKKYRMRMTPYYASLIQPVPNDPVILQAVPTAEMVDTVGEEIPPVASDHSPVRLVDQFYPRVVALKSTNICAMYCTHCLRIAHIGGSDRTFSKAAYQEALDYIASKPAIRDVLITGGDAFMLSNSSLRWLLGKLDEIDHIKMKRLGTRVPVTTPQRIDAELLDILEESNDKNPLRVVTQINTAQEITPVSRQAFKDISKRVFAVLNQAVLLRGINDSKVKMWHLCETIQESYVRPYYIFNCSYRNPQYYHMRVPIEKGRDIVEGMYGNISGDAIPRYIAAAGGKIPLHRDNVQGREDDGTVILRKPWGGEVRYPDANPDGYATDDNFAFNQYGKK from the coding sequence ATGTCTTTTGAACTGGATGGTTTTACAACGGACTTGCTTGAACAGATCTCCGGCAACGGTACTGCAACCGAAGCCGACTCCTCCAACATGCAGCAGCTTTATGCCGACGCCAGGGCGGGTGACGGGACAGCGCCCATCGTGGCCCTGTTTCACGCTCTCAAAAACGCCAAAGACACAGGTGGACCGGGGTATGAAGCATATGGGCTCACCCATGAAAATCTTATCGAACTCTGTGCCAAGCATGTCGAGATCGATGAACACTCCGTGACCATCGGGGGTCGCGTTGGCCGCGCACTGGAAATCATCACCGATGCCGGATTGCGTGTGCAGGATTACCTGGCCCGCAAGGATGTCGAAGCCCCGAGCGGAATCCAGCTCTGGGATAAGATTCTTGAAAATCAGGCTCGCATCAAATCCGTCCTTGGCATGACTGACGATGACTGGAATTCCTTTTCCGGTCAGCTCGGCAACTGCATCGACGATGCAGAAACCCTGAAAAAATGTCTCGACCTGCCCGATGACTGCATTCAGGACGTTGCCCGAATCACCAAGAAATATCGCATGCGCATGACACCTTACTACGCCAGCCTGATTCAGCCGGTTCCCAATGATCCGGTCATTCTTCAGGCCGTCCCCACAGCTGAAATGGTCGATACCGTGGGCGAGGAAATTCCACCCGTGGCGTCGGACCATTCGCCGGTACGCCTTGTAGATCAATTCTACCCACGTGTAGTAGCCCTCAAATCCACCAATATATGCGCCATGTACTGCACGCACTGTCTGCGTATCGCCCACATCGGCGGCTCTGACCGCACATTCTCCAAGGCGGCCTATCAGGAAGCACTGGACTACATCGCTTCAAAACCAGCCATCCGCGACGTGCTGATTACTGGTGGTGACGCTTTCATGTTATCCAACAGTTCCCTGCGCTGGCTGCTCGGTAAACTGGATGAAATTGACCATATAAAAATGAAACGCCTCGGCACCCGTGTTCCGGTAACCACACCGCAACGCATTGATGCCGAACTTCTCGATATTCTGGAAGAAAGCAACGACAAGAACCCCCTGCGCGTTGTTACGCAGATCAACACGGCACAGGAAATCACCCCGGTTTCCCGACAGGCGTTCAAGGATATTTCAAAACGTGTTTTCGCCGTGCTCAATCAGGCAGTCCTACTCCGCGGCATCAACGACTCAAAAGTCAAGATGTGGCACTTATGCGAAACAATTCAGGAATCCTATGTGCGCCCTTACTATATCTTTAACTGTTCCTACCGAAACCCCCAGTACTATCATATGCGGGTTCCCATCGAGAAAGGCCGGGATATTGTGGAAGGTATGTACGGCAACATTTCCGGCGATGCCATTCCGCGTTATATAGCCGCCGCCGGTGGCAAAATCCCGCTTCACCGCGACAATGTTCAGGGACGGGAAGATGACGGAACAGTCATTCTTCGGAAACCCTGGGGCGGCGAAGTCCGTTACCCGGATGCCAACCCGGATGGCTATGCAACTGACGACAATTTCGCTTTCAATCAATACGGCAAGAAATAA
- a CDS encoding M20 family metallopeptidase, translating into MINTIRTYIEDHEQEMMDLLEKIVCINSYTANKAGTDAVSAVIESVMTDMGFIVRRIKQDMVGDNLIAENAHRPESRRLLLCGHMDTVFPPEDGFNCFRKEGNTLIGPGVIDMKGGLVVGIYALKALDAADLLTDMPVAFIFNSDEEIGSPHSQDLIIEEAKESAIAFVFECSSPGGKIVTARKGKISFTLEVQGQAGHSGNLTGPKPSAILEMAHQTIALEALNDAAKGVSVNVGLIEGGVGPNTIAPSAKAKIECRYWNEMEGVILREAIENLAASPTITGTRCQLEVLPGRPTMENNPAIASLFDIVASAGADLDIPVLESARGGVSDANFIANTGTPVIDGLGPTGGKDHSHNEYMLTESLAERTILAAVAMRRAFESLS; encoded by the coding sequence ATGATCAACACTATTCGTACGTATATCGAGGACCATGAGCAGGAAATGATGGACCTGCTGGAAAAGATCGTTTGCATCAACAGTTATACGGCGAACAAAGCTGGCACGGATGCTGTGTCCGCAGTCATTGAAAGCGTCATGACCGATATGGGCTTCATTGTACGCCGTATAAAACAGGATATGGTCGGGGACAACCTGATAGCTGAGAATGCCCACAGACCTGAAAGCCGGCGCCTCCTGCTCTGTGGGCACATGGACACGGTCTTTCCACCAGAAGACGGATTTAATTGCTTCCGTAAGGAAGGAAACACTCTCATCGGTCCGGGCGTGATTGACATGAAAGGCGGTCTGGTGGTCGGCATATACGCGCTCAAGGCGCTTGATGCCGCAGATCTTCTGACAGACATGCCGGTTGCCTTTATCTTCAACTCAGATGAAGAAATAGGGTCACCGCATTCACAGGATCTCATCATCGAAGAAGCAAAAGAATCGGCAATAGCCTTTGTCTTTGAATGTTCCAGCCCAGGTGGTAAAATAGTTACGGCACGAAAAGGGAAAATATCGTTTACTCTGGAAGTTCAAGGGCAAGCCGGCCATTCTGGCAATCTCACTGGCCCCAAACCCAGTGCTATTCTCGAAATGGCACACCAGACGATTGCCCTTGAAGCTCTCAACGATGCCGCCAAGGGTGTGTCCGTCAATGTCGGGCTGATCGAAGGCGGTGTCGGACCAAATACCATAGCGCCTTCAGCCAAGGCCAAAATCGAATGCCGGTATTGGAATGAAATGGAAGGCGTGATTCTTCGCGAGGCCATTGAGAACTTAGCAGCTTCACCCACCATTACCGGCACACGTTGCCAATTGGAAGTGTTGCCTGGACGGCCGACCATGGAGAACAATCCAGCTATTGCTTCACTTTTCGACATCGTAGCTTCTGCAGGTGCCGACCTTGATATCCCGGTATTGGAAAGTGCGCGAGGCGGCGTTTCGGATGCCAATTTCATCGCTAACACAGGAACTCCTGTGATCGACGGTCTTGGCCCTACCGGCGGCAAGGATCACTCGCACAACGAATACATGCTCACGGAATCCCTGGCTGAACGAACCATTCTAGCCGCTGTCGCCATGCGACGGGCATTCGAAAGCCTGTCGTAG
- the qrcD gene encoding menaquinone reductase integral membrane subunit QrcD translates to MDSKLFPEGVQRCSFGKFLIWTAVILGFFTWGLYAAVLVLYNGIGTTGLDNYFGFGAWITFDLAVIALGAGAFFTGLLKYILKIKQLEKIINLTVVVGFICYSGAMLVLTLDIGQPGRAWFGYWHPNVHSMLTEVIFCITCYCTVLIIEFVPLVLEQKQLNKIPFIHALAHNMHVNMALFAGIGAFLSTFHQGSLGGMYGVLIGRPYAFREGFFIWPWTFFLFVLSAVGSGPVFTVLVATFMEKLTGKKLVDFKTKALMGKIAGTMLCVYMFFKILDTWAWAYGYLPSVGLTFDDMFYGVAYGKWLLFTEIVLCGVVPAIMLIVPAIRNNPALLYTAAILDCIGVSVNRYVFTVQTIAFPVMPFDEWQVYYPNWVEYASSIMIVAYGFLVLTLVYRYLPLFPQERELN, encoded by the coding sequence ATGGATAGCAAACTCTTCCCGGAAGGGGTGCAGCGGTGCTCGTTTGGCAAGTTCCTTATCTGGACAGCCGTCATTCTGGGCTTCTTCACCTGGGGGCTTTATGCCGCAGTACTCGTTTTGTATAACGGTATCGGCACTACCGGCCTTGATAACTACTTCGGGTTCGGTGCCTGGATTACCTTTGACCTTGCTGTGATCGCCCTTGGCGCCGGTGCATTCTTCACTGGTCTGCTCAAGTATATCCTCAAGATCAAACAACTTGAGAAAATCATCAACCTGACGGTTGTTGTCGGGTTTATCTGTTACTCCGGCGCAATGCTGGTGTTGACGCTCGATATCGGTCAGCCGGGCCGTGCATGGTTCGGCTACTGGCATCCGAACGTTCACTCCATGCTCACTGAAGTTATCTTCTGCATCACCTGTTACTGCACAGTTCTGATCATCGAGTTTGTCCCGCTGGTCCTGGAGCAGAAGCAGTTGAACAAGATTCCTTTCATTCATGCGCTGGCTCACAACATGCACGTCAATATGGCACTGTTTGCCGGTATTGGTGCATTCCTGTCCACATTCCACCAGGGTTCTCTGGGTGGTATGTACGGTGTCCTGATCGGTCGTCCTTACGCTTTCCGCGAAGGCTTCTTCATCTGGCCGTGGACCTTCTTCCTGTTCGTGCTCTCCGCAGTTGGTTCCGGCCCGGTCTTCACCGTTCTGGTCGCCACCTTCATGGAGAAGCTCACCGGCAAGAAGCTGGTCGACTTCAAAACCAAGGCTTTGATGGGCAAGATCGCCGGTACCATGCTGTGTGTTTACATGTTCTTCAAGATCCTCGATACATGGGCATGGGCTTATGGCTACCTGCCTTCCGTCGGTTTGACCTTCGATGACATGTTCTATGGCGTTGCTTACGGCAAATGGCTTCTGTTCACTGAAATCGTGCTGTGTGGTGTTGTCCCTGCGATCATGCTGATCGTTCCGGCCATCCGCAACAACCCGGCACTGTTGTATACCGCAGCCATTCTGGACTGCATCGGTGTGTCTGTTAACCGTTACGTCTTTACGGTTCAGACCATCGCTTTCCCGGTTATGCCTTTCGACGAATGGCAGGTTTACTACCCGAACTGGGTTGAGTACGCCTCGTCCATCATGATCGTCGCTTATGGCTTCCTGGTACTGACTCTGGTGTACCGCTACCTCCCGCTGTTCCCGCAAGAACGCGAGTTGAATTAG
- the qrcC gene encoding menaquinone reductase iron-sulfur cluster-binding subunit QrcC, with protein MQVKEFKIKWGMVIDIDKCTGCGACMVGCQVENNIAPMTKKDPYNYVQALTKDRDDASNKLKTLTWLTVYELSNGKAFPEHETAYLPRPCMQCGTPACVPVCPVIATDKNEEGGIVSQIYPRCIGCRYCMAACPYHARYFNWWDPLWPEGMDKGLSPAVSPRPRGVVEKCNFCHTRYMDAKDQARQNGEDPMNLPDGAYVTACAEICPTKAITFGDLNNPEHKVHDLAKSPNAFRLLEKLGLAPQVYYMSKREWVRKQGDNYNADGGGH; from the coding sequence ATGCAAGTAAAAGAATTCAAAATCAAATGGGGCATGGTCATTGATATTGACAAATGCACCGGCTGCGGCGCCTGTATGGTCGGCTGCCAGGTGGAGAACAATATCGCTCCCATGACCAAGAAAGACCCCTATAACTATGTCCAGGCCTTGACCAAGGATCGTGATGACGCATCCAACAAACTCAAGACCCTGACTTGGCTGACTGTCTACGAATTGTCCAATGGCAAGGCCTTCCCGGAACACGAGACGGCTTACCTGCCCAGGCCCTGCATGCAGTGCGGCACCCCCGCATGTGTGCCTGTTTGCCCGGTCATCGCCACTGACAAGAATGAAGAGGGCGGCATTGTCTCTCAGATCTATCCCCGTTGTATCGGTTGTAGGTACTGTATGGCTGCTTGCCCCTACCATGCTCGTTACTTTAACTGGTGGGATCCGCTTTGGCCTGAAGGCATGGACAAGGGCTTGAGCCCGGCTGTGTCTCCTCGTCCTCGTGGCGTGGTTGAGAAGTGTAACTTCTGCCATACCCGTTACATGGATGCCAAAGACCAGGCTCGTCAGAATGGCGAAGACCCGATGAATCTGCCTGATGGTGCATATGTCACCGCTTGTGCAGAGATCTGCCCGACCAAGGCCATCACCTTCGGCGATCTGAACAATCCTGAACACAAGGTGCACGACCTCGCCAAGAGCCCGAATGCATTCCGTCTGCTCGAAAAGCTCGGCCTGGCTCCCCAGGTCTACTACATGAGCAAGCGTGAATGGGTCCGCAAGCAGGGTGATAACTACAACGCCGATGGCGGCGGTCACTAG
- the qrcB gene encoding menaquinone reductase molybdopterin-binding-like subunit QrcB, producing the protein MSVARRAFIQMSVGATVGILFTPTVWKALDDVSIWTQNWPWIPTLKYGEVKGVPTVSKMCESGCAVKVRTVAGEAFGIEGNMENPLSGGGVCPLCANGVQVMNNPSRIKAPMLNGEEISWEKAQEVVAEKLEAAGGNVAVISGDQTGTVNEVFSALLAAKGSDAFYTMPCDMQAADKAWAGLMGGSGQIGYDLENADVVLLAGADALESWGPTVANLKAFAANESGKFYFAGPMQTKTASVTDKWVPVPAEGMAAFTLGIAYYVLQSGKTTTAADFDQFKAMVMNDYSPAKVEAATSVKADMMAAIAKDLLAASNPVVVPGGSVAAHGAAFALNLLLGGGMKVLPEFGKAVETAMGRSEMLKADILEGVSTDLLFVYEANPAYALPEQVKAGFTVAFDSVNTETTAAANLVLPTPHCYERFEDLASPYGLAAATYSLGAPVSKATLNVKNAADFILGLADLGFETYEEVLGAKVEAIGADMDELVEGGAFVAEGEAPVATSMAASELGKAAVPVKGTGAVGLAPYTLLNVGTANQATTPNAPCTISNNQLVGDYMVVMMASATAKQLGVGVGSKVKLSGGNGECEALVQIFEGVLPGVVAAPLGMGHTVGDEFSKGKGDNVYKILTVSSEAAAGASTWAGSTVNVAKI; encoded by the coding sequence ATGAGCGTAGCACGCAGAGCTTTTATTCAGATGAGTGTGGGCGCCACCGTCGGTATCCTTTTTACACCGACGGTATGGAAAGCTCTTGATGATGTCTCCATCTGGACGCAGAACTGGCCTTGGATTCCCACGTTGAAATACGGGGAAGTCAAAGGCGTACCGACCGTGTCCAAGATGTGTGAATCTGGATGTGCCGTGAAGGTTCGCACCGTTGCTGGTGAAGCCTTCGGTATTGAAGGAAACATGGAGAACCCGCTTTCCGGCGGTGGTGTTTGTCCTTTGTGCGCCAATGGTGTGCAGGTTATGAACAACCCGTCACGGATCAAGGCTCCCATGTTGAATGGTGAAGAAATCTCTTGGGAAAAAGCCCAGGAAGTCGTGGCCGAGAAACTGGAAGCCGCTGGCGGCAATGTTGCTGTCATTTCGGGTGACCAGACCGGCACCGTCAATGAGGTCTTCTCCGCGTTGCTGGCCGCCAAGGGCAGTGATGCATTTTACACCATGCCATGTGACATGCAGGCCGCCGATAAGGCGTGGGCCGGTCTCATGGGTGGTTCCGGTCAGATCGGGTATGATCTGGAAAATGCGGATGTGGTCCTGTTGGCTGGCGCCGATGCCCTGGAATCCTGGGGTCCGACCGTCGCCAACCTTAAGGCTTTTGCAGCTAACGAGTCCGGTAAGTTCTATTTTGCCGGTCCCATGCAGACAAAAACCGCTTCCGTCACTGACAAATGGGTGCCTGTCCCGGCTGAAGGCATGGCTGCCTTTACTCTGGGCATTGCATATTATGTATTGCAGTCTGGCAAGACCACGACCGCTGCTGATTTCGATCAGTTCAAGGCCATGGTTATGAATGACTACAGCCCGGCCAAGGTTGAAGCAGCCACCAGCGTCAAAGCCGATATGATGGCCGCTATTGCCAAGGACCTCCTGGCAGCGAGCAATCCCGTGGTTGTTCCTGGTGGTTCTGTCGCCGCACACGGCGCAGCGTTCGCTCTGAACCTGTTGCTTGGCGGCGGTATGAAGGTGTTGCCTGAGTTTGGCAAGGCCGTCGAGACTGCTATGGGTCGCAGTGAAATGTTGAAAGCGGATATCTTGGAAGGTGTTTCTACCGACCTGCTGTTCGTATACGAAGCAAATCCCGCCTACGCCCTGCCTGAGCAGGTCAAGGCCGGTTTTACCGTCGCATTTGACTCGGTCAATACCGAGACCACGGCTGCTGCCAATCTGGTTCTGCCGACCCCGCACTGCTACGAGCGGTTTGAGGATCTGGCTTCTCCCTATGGTCTGGCTGCTGCCACGTATTCCTTGGGTGCTCCGGTTTCCAAGGCGACTCTGAATGTCAAGAACGCTGCCGATTTCATCCTCGGTCTGGCTGATCTCGGATTCGAGACCTATGAAGAGGTTCTCGGTGCCAAGGTCGAAGCCATTGGCGCAGACATGGATGAGTTGGTCGAAGGCGGCGCATTCGTCGCTGAAGGCGAGGCTCCGGTTGCCACCAGTATGGCTGCAAGCGAATTGGGTAAGGCTGCCGTTCCTGTCAAGGGGACGGGCGCAGTGGGACTTGCTCCCTATACATTGCTCAATGTCGGTACCGCCAACCAGGCGACCACCCCTAATGCCCCGTGTACCATCAGCAACAATCAGTTGGTTGGCGACTATATGGTCGTCATGATGGCATCAGCCACTGCCAAGCAGCTTGGCGTGGGCGTTGGTTCCAAGGTGAAGCTCTCCGGCGGTAACGGCGAGTGCGAAGCTTTGGTCCAGATCTTCGAAGGCGTTCTGCCAGGTGTCGTGGCCGCTCCTCTGGGAATGGGGCACACCGTTGGCGACGAGTTCTCGAAGGGCAAGGGCGATAATGTCTATAAGATCCTCACGGTGAGCTCCGAGGCCGCCGCTGGCGCCTCCACATGGGCCGGTTCCACTGTGAATGTCGCCAAAATCTAG
- a CDS encoding cytochrome c3 family protein: MEERKASKRCGGAFPFIIGFLAACVLGWAVIPGMFYENEEQPIWFSHAVHVEGEGMDCESCHYFRDDGSYAGFPTNAVCAECHAVDPEEAMEAIAEEGIDPNDYEAIMKAELGAIEDNLASSEDDKKQAEREYVVKYLIQGKEVPWLNYQYQPDNVFFSHKAHAELSIADMAELKKELSDVVDPAVFEGEAPEQNCNLCHVKDIGANDVPPAFERNILSGYSKMTMKMWKCERCHALKGQPNACYTCHK, encoded by the coding sequence ATGGAGGAAAGAAAAGCATCGAAACGGTGTGGAGGGGCATTTCCCTTTATCATCGGCTTCCTGGCCGCCTGCGTGTTGGGCTGGGCTGTAATCCCCGGTATGTTCTACGAAAACGAGGAACAACCGATCTGGTTCAGCCATGCTGTGCACGTAGAGGGCGAGGGAATGGATTGCGAAAGCTGCCATTATTTCCGGGATGACGGCTCGTATGCCGGTTTCCCGACCAACGCAGTATGTGCCGAATGTCACGCGGTCGATCCTGAAGAAGCAATGGAAGCCATTGCAGAAGAAGGCATTGACCCGAACGACTATGAAGCCATCATGAAGGCTGAGCTGGGGGCCATTGAAGACAACCTGGCTTCATCGGAAGATGACAAGAAGCAGGCCGAACGCGAGTACGTGGTTAAGTATCTGATCCAGGGCAAAGAAGTTCCCTGGCTGAACTACCAGTATCAGCCGGACAATGTTTTCTTCTCTCACAAGGCTCACGCAGAGCTGAGCATTGCCGATATGGCAGAGCTTAAGAAGGAACTGTCCGACGTCGTGGACCCCGCAGTGTTTGAGGGCGAAGCTCCCGAGCAGAACTGCAACCTGTGCCATGTAAAGGATATCGGCGCTAACGATGTGCCTCCGGCATTCGAGCGGAACATCCTTTCCGGTTACAGCAAGATGACCATGAAGATGTGGAAGTGCGAACGGTGTCATGCCCTCAAGGGTCAGCCTAACGCCTGCTACACCTGCCATAAGTAA
- a CDS encoding mannose-1-phosphate guanylyltransferase/mannose-6-phosphate isomerase — protein MPEIKQFQAEFARPCHAIILAGGSGTRLWPLSRNLLPKQLLVLGGKSTLLQQTVSRVLEAFPPSHIWVVTNEEHVFEVRKQVEALNTDLKGQVLAEPLGRNTLPAIMLGLDKVVEADPTALAAVFPSDHLVSDGDAWVRDLVKASFLAADKRFVTFGVKPRKPETGYGYIALGEELDLGVHAVDGFVEKPEYVLAEKFVREDSHYWNSGMFLFSAKHFLTQVAKCEPVLWNWWMERDTTPLVQGYRDIPNISVDYGVVEKIDNIAVIRAGFDWDDLGSWEAMYRLGDKDENGNVIQGDVLAMDCKNSLLISEGGKLAVVGVSDMIMIQTRDATLTCTMERVQAVRDVVDTLKAEGSQLVESHPTVYRPWGNYIVLEEGSHYKIKRIQVNPGARLSSQMHHHRSEHWVVVDGTAEVEVNNEPRVLVENQSVDIPKASQHRLANPGKVPLNIIEIQSGPYLEEDDIVRFDDVYGRVKK, from the coding sequence ATGCCCGAAATAAAACAATTCCAGGCAGAATTTGCCCGTCCCTGTCATGCGATCATCCTTGCGGGTGGTTCCGGGACACGGTTGTGGCCTCTCAGTAGAAATCTTCTACCAAAGCAACTGCTCGTTTTGGGTGGCAAAAGTACTCTTTTGCAGCAAACCGTGTCCAGGGTACTTGAAGCGTTTCCGCCTTCCCATATTTGGGTCGTGACTAATGAAGAACACGTTTTCGAGGTGCGTAAACAGGTGGAGGCCCTCAATACGGACTTGAAAGGTCAGGTTTTGGCCGAACCTTTGGGCAGAAATACACTGCCTGCCATCATGCTCGGACTGGATAAGGTCGTTGAAGCCGATCCAACGGCATTGGCTGCGGTTTTTCCGTCCGATCATCTCGTCAGTGACGGTGATGCCTGGGTGCGGGACTTGGTCAAGGCTTCGTTTCTGGCGGCTGATAAGCGTTTTGTCACCTTCGGTGTCAAGCCTCGCAAGCCCGAGACCGGATACGGTTATATCGCGTTGGGCGAAGAGTTGGACCTCGGAGTTCATGCGGTGGATGGTTTTGTGGAGAAGCCCGAATACGTTTTGGCTGAGAAGTTCGTTCGAGAAGACAGCCATTATTGGAATAGTGGTATGTTCCTGTTTTCTGCCAAACATTTTTTGACGCAGGTCGCTAAATGCGAACCAGTTCTATGGAACTGGTGGATGGAACGGGATACGACGCCACTTGTGCAGGGGTATCGTGATATTCCAAATATTTCAGTTGATTATGGGGTTGTCGAGAAGATCGACAATATCGCTGTGATCCGTGCTGGCTTTGATTGGGACGACCTTGGCAGTTGGGAGGCCATGTATCGTCTTGGCGATAAGGACGAAAATGGAAATGTGATCCAGGGTGATGTCCTGGCCATGGACTGCAAGAACTCATTGCTTATCAGTGAAGGTGGCAAGCTCGCGGTTGTTGGTGTCTCTGACATGATAATGATCCAGACCCGTGATGCCACCTTGACCTGTACCATGGAACGGGTTCAGGCCGTGCGCGACGTGGTGGATACCCTCAAGGCCGAAGGAAGTCAGCTTGTAGAGAGTCATCCCACGGTTTATCGTCCCTGGGGGAATTACATCGTACTCGAAGAAGGGTCGCATTATAAAATCAAGCGTATTCAGGTCAATCCAGGGGCCAGGCTGAGTTCCCAGATGCATCATCACCGCAGCGAGCACTGGGTTGTGGTGGACGGAACGGCAGAGGTGGAAGTGAATAATGAACCGCGTGTTTTGGTGGAGAATCAATCCGTTGACATCCCCAAGGCTTCTCAGCACCGACTGGCCAATCCTGGCAAGGTGCCGCTCAATATCATAGAAATTCAAAGTGGTCCGTATCTCGAAGAGGATGATATTGTTCGATTTGACGACGTTTACGGTAGAGTTAAGAAATAA
- the rfbC gene encoding dTDP-4-dehydrorhamnose 3,5-epimerase, whose translation MQVHETEFPGLLVLTPKVFQDERGFFLESYNRDAFERIGISCDFMQDNHAYSRDTGVLRGLHFQTPPKAQAKLVWVTRGAVMDVAVDLRKGSPTFGKWQHVVLSSANFKRMFIPAGFAHGYVTIMPDTEFQYKVDAPYSPDHDGGIAWDDPDIGVNWAAALADRRPILSEKDKRLPRLANFDSPFNFEV comes from the coding sequence ATGCAAGTCCATGAAACCGAATTTCCCGGCCTTCTCGTTTTGACACCCAAAGTATTTCAGGACGAGCGGGGTTTTTTTCTGGAAAGCTATAACCGCGATGCGTTTGAACGTATTGGTATTTCATGTGATTTTATGCAGGATAATCACGCTTACTCGCGAGATACGGGAGTACTGCGTGGTTTGCATTTTCAGACACCCCCCAAAGCACAGGCTAAGCTGGTCTGGGTTACGCGTGGAGCGGTTATGGATGTGGCGGTTGACCTGCGTAAGGGATCTCCCACATTCGGTAAATGGCAGCATGTTGTTCTCAGCAGTGCGAATTTCAAGCGCATGTTCATACCTGCGGGCTTTGCGCACGGGTATGTCACCATTATGCCCGATACAGAATTTCAATATAAGGTCGATGCACCGTATTCCCCTGATCACGACGGCGGTATCGCCTGGGATGATCCTGATATTGGTGTAAATTGGGCTGCAGCTTTGGCTGATCGTAGGCCGATCCTTTCTGAAAAAGACAAACGATTGCCCCGTTTGGCAAACTTTGATTCCCCCTTCAACTTTGAGGTTTAG